The following proteins are encoded in a genomic region of Euzebya sp.:
- the pgl gene encoding 6-phosphogluconolactonase — protein MPTELAHDDAPELEVHPDAAAVTARVCDLVVGWLRSALDARGSAVLALSGGSTPVPLYIALAGADVDWPRVHVVQVDERLAPAGDPARNWTAIATSLVDPTGATGHPMPVEAADPIGAAGAYATRIAALGGLDVAHLGLGDDGHTASLVPGDPVVDSTARIDLSGVYRGHQRMTMTAPAINAARWVVWQVSGPGKSAALQALLDGHPPLPAHRIRRDAVVVADAEAAR, from the coding sequence ATGCCCACTGAGCTCGCTCACGACGACGCCCCCGAGCTGGAGGTGCACCCCGACGCCGCGGCGGTCACCGCACGCGTCTGCGACCTGGTGGTTGGGTGGCTCCGGTCCGCGCTCGACGCGCGCGGCTCCGCCGTGCTCGCCCTGAGCGGGGGCTCGACGCCGGTGCCGCTGTACATCGCCCTGGCCGGGGCGGACGTCGACTGGCCGCGCGTCCACGTGGTCCAGGTCGACGAGCGCCTGGCCCCCGCCGGCGACCCCGCCCGCAACTGGACGGCCATCGCGACCTCGCTGGTCGACCCCACCGGCGCCACGGGCCACCCGATGCCCGTCGAGGCCGCGGACCCCATCGGCGCCGCCGGCGCCTACGCCACCCGGATCGCCGCGCTGGGCGGCCTCGACGTCGCCCACCTGGGGCTCGGCGACGACGGCCACACCGCATCGCTGGTCCCGGGCGACCCCGTCGTCGACTCGACCGCCCGCATCGACCTCTCGGGCGTCTACCGGGGCCACCAGCGGATGACGATGACCGCCCCGGCGATCAACGCGGCCCGGTGGGTCGTGTGGCAGGTGTCCGGGCCGGGCAAGTCCGCGGCGTTGCAGGCCCTCCTGGACGGGCACCCACCCCTCCCCGCCCATCGCATCCGCCGCGACGCGGTCGTCGTCGCCGACGCCGAGGCGGCCCGGTGA
- a CDS encoding putative bifunctional diguanylate cyclase/phosphodiesterase codes for MEADPVGDDQRVAQDLQQRRAAASAWLEDVTGGMPTRLPFLDQAHGLFQRGGGNPAVLVVELDGLRDVQTVLGDEHAQTVVAEVGRRLREAVGDWPVGTLGEERFCVAMMARPFMPAHHLGRTLRAAIARPMDVDGVGLRLSSSVGVAQGEPDAAVLLRRAISAATDASRHSTGLELHQTEDPGTVRRRLMVAAALSEALEDPAGHTLRAAFQPIVDPDGTMVKAEALVRWDDPRMGVVSPAEFVPLAEQTGLVDPMLDIVLGQALAACRRWQDAGLHAGVAVNLSAVNLRQPLLVSELTAALEQSGLDARHVTLEVTETAVIDDGRNAIRILSDLRAAGFDIALDDFGVGYSSLARLRDLPVSTVKLDQTFARTLTTDRRTGAIVKATVDVCRVLDMVVVAEGIETPEQAAVATGIGVDLMQGYLFSDALVLEDLLAGDWHLPRASRR; via the coding sequence GTGGAGGCGGATCCCGTCGGGGACGATCAGCGCGTCGCGCAGGACCTGCAGCAGCGCCGCGCGGCCGCGAGCGCGTGGCTGGAGGACGTCACCGGGGGCATGCCGACCCGGCTGCCGTTCCTCGACCAGGCCCACGGCCTCTTCCAGCGGGGCGGCGGCAACCCGGCGGTCCTGGTCGTCGAGCTCGACGGCCTCCGCGACGTCCAGACCGTGCTCGGCGACGAGCACGCCCAGACCGTCGTCGCCGAGGTGGGACGCCGGTTGCGCGAGGCGGTCGGCGACTGGCCGGTCGGCACCCTCGGCGAGGAGCGCTTCTGCGTCGCCATGATGGCCAGGCCGTTCATGCCCGCCCACCACCTCGGCCGGACGCTGCGCGCCGCGATCGCCCGGCCGATGGACGTCGACGGGGTCGGCCTCCGCCTCTCGTCGTCGGTCGGGGTGGCCCAGGGCGAGCCGGACGCCGCCGTGCTGCTCCGGCGGGCCATCAGCGCGGCCACCGACGCCTCGCGGCACAGCACCGGCCTCGAGCTGCACCAGACCGAGGACCCCGGGACCGTCCGCCGCCGGCTGATGGTCGCCGCCGCCCTGTCCGAGGCGCTCGAGGACCCGGCGGGCCACACGCTGCGAGCGGCGTTCCAGCCGATCGTCGACCCCGACGGGACGATGGTGAAGGCCGAGGCGCTGGTCCGCTGGGACGACCCGCGGATGGGGGTGGTGTCGCCGGCGGAGTTCGTGCCCCTGGCCGAGCAGACCGGCCTGGTCGACCCGATGCTCGACATCGTGCTCGGCCAGGCGCTCGCCGCGTGCCGTCGGTGGCAGGACGCCGGCCTGCACGCCGGGGTCGCGGTCAACCTGTCGGCGGTGAACCTGCGCCAGCCGCTGCTCGTCTCGGAGCTGACCGCCGCGCTCGAGCAGAGCGGCCTCGACGCCCGTCACGTCACCCTCGAGGTGACCGAGACCGCGGTCATCGATGACGGGCGCAACGCGATCCGGATCCTCAGCGACCTCCGCGCCGCCGGCTTCGACATCGCCCTCGACGACTTCGGCGTCGGCTACTCCTCCCTCGCCCGCCTGCGGGACCTGCCGGTCTCGACGGTGAAGCTCGACCAGACCTTCGCCCGGACGCTGACGACCGACCGGCGGACCGGGGCGATCGTGAAGGCGACCGTCGACGTGTGCCGCGTCCTCGACATGGTGGTCGTCGCCGAGGGCATCGAGACCCCCGAGCAGGCGGCGGTCGCGACGGGGATCGGCGTCGACCTCATGCAGGGGTACCTGTTCTCCGACGCGCTGGTGCTCGAGGACCTGCTCGCCGGCGACTGGCACCTGCCGCGCGCGTCCCGTCGGTAG
- a CDS encoding diguanylate cyclase domain-containing protein, with protein MSAAPDLPGWLVDGLLERLLTDAPLPLGVLDLDLRHLAVNHALASLYRQDPAAVAGRTPSEVLGDLGRQVEDRCRGVLLRARASVGHVVSGRPRLAPPATPDVHWQVDLTPLPRGSAGIGAILLTATDVTARTRAMRTLNDQRRELAHQAGHDALTGLANRAHLHEALAADVAAGRPVVVHLIDLDGFKHINDGHGHAAGDHVLAVVGRRLAAAVRPADLACRYGGDEFVVRTVAGAADGLAERLVATIAQPIEWEGRELAIGASIGVAALGPDDDVDALLGRADMAMYADKRTRP; from the coding sequence GTGAGCGCCGCGCCCGACCTCCCCGGCTGGCTGGTCGACGGCCTGCTCGAGCGGCTGCTGACCGACGCGCCCCTCCCGCTCGGGGTCCTCGACCTCGACCTCCGCCACCTGGCCGTCAACCACGCGCTCGCGAGCCTGTACCGCCAGGACCCGGCGGCGGTCGCGGGGCGCACGCCGTCCGAGGTGCTCGGCGACCTCGGCCGCCAGGTCGAGGACCGCTGCCGCGGGGTCCTGCTCCGCGCCCGTGCGTCGGTCGGCCACGTGGTCAGCGGGCGCCCGCGCCTCGCCCCGCCCGCCACGCCGGACGTGCACTGGCAGGTCGATCTGACGCCGCTGCCGCGGGGGTCGGCGGGGATCGGCGCGATCCTCCTCACGGCGACCGACGTGACCGCCCGGACCCGCGCGATGCGGACCCTGAACGACCAGCGGCGCGAGCTCGCGCACCAAGCCGGCCACGACGCGCTGACCGGTCTGGCCAACCGCGCCCACCTGCACGAGGCGCTGGCTGCCGACGTGGCGGCGGGGCGGCCGGTGGTGGTCCACCTGATCGACCTGGACGGCTTCAAGCACATCAACGACGGCCACGGGCACGCCGCCGGCGACCACGTCCTCGCGGTCGTCGGCCGGCGGCTGGCCGCCGCGGTCCGGCCCGCGGACCTGGCGTGCCGCTACGGCGGGGACGAGTTCGTGGTCCGGACGGTGGCAGGCGCTGCCGACGGCCTGGCCGAGCGGCTGGTCGCCACGATCGCCCAGCCGATCGAGTGGGAGGGACGGGAGCTGGCGATCGGCGCGTCGATCGGGGTCGCGGCGCTCGGGCCCGACGACGACGTCGACGCGCTGCTCGGCCGGGCCGACATGGCGATGTACGCGGACAAGCGGACCCGCCCCTGA
- a CDS encoding folate-binding protein YgfZ: MSPTPSPTPLLDQTAVHVRTDGVVRVTGPDRLTYLHSLLSQHLEDATPGTVADFLHLDAKGDPLAMGTAVVHAEAVLLVVPREVAADTADRLDRFRFMMQVEVADLTGEWVVASLRGPEPVDAPGARSQPMTAAPHGPGMVVRTADGGVDLLGPESWVVERVRELDLPAADQEDFERWRITAGVPGWGSEVTAGRRTQELGLLPTHVHLRKGCYPGQESIAKIHNLGRPRRALAVVTSDVALEPGTTLGEGRRPGEVTSAADRPEGGSIALALLGLVDGDLPTEVRTADGAPVAVVRRVGEGLPQPGA; the protein is encoded by the coding sequence ATGTCACCCACGCCGTCACCCACGCCCCTGCTCGACCAGACCGCCGTCCACGTCCGCACCGACGGTGTGGTCCGGGTGACCGGACCGGACCGGCTCACCTACCTGCACTCCCTCCTCAGCCAGCACCTCGAGGACGCCACCCCGGGGACGGTCGCCGACTTCCTCCACCTGGACGCGAAGGGCGATCCGCTGGCGATGGGCACCGCGGTCGTCCACGCCGAGGCCGTCCTCCTGGTCGTGCCGCGCGAGGTGGCGGCCGACACCGCCGATCGCCTGGACCGGTTCCGCTTCATGATGCAGGTGGAGGTCGCCGACCTGACCGGGGAGTGGGTCGTCGCGAGCCTGCGGGGCCCGGAACCCGTCGACGCGCCGGGCGCCCGCAGCCAGCCGATGACCGCGGCGCCGCACGGACCGGGGATGGTCGTGCGCACCGCCGACGGCGGCGTCGACCTGCTCGGACCGGAGTCGTGGGTGGTCGAGCGGGTCCGCGAGCTCGACCTGCCCGCAGCCGACCAGGAGGACTTCGAGCGCTGGCGGATCACCGCGGGCGTGCCCGGGTGGGGGTCGGAGGTCACGGCCGGCCGTCGGACCCAGGAGCTCGGGTTGCTGCCGACCCACGTGCACCTGCGGAAGGGCTGCTACCCCGGCCAGGAGTCGATCGCGAAGATCCACAACCTGGGCCGTCCGCGCCGGGCGCTCGCGGTCGTCACGAGCGACGTGGCGCTGGAACCGGGCACCACCCTCGGCGAGGGCCGTCGACCCGGTGAGGTCACCAGCGCCGCCGACCGCCCGGAGGGCGGGTCGATCGCGCTCGCCCTGCTCGGGCTGGTCGACGGCGACCTGCCCACGGAGGTCCGGACCGCCGACGGCGCCCCGGTCGCGGTCGTCCGGCGGGTCGGCGAGGGGCTCCCCCAACCCGGGGCCTGA
- a CDS encoding GAF and ANTAR domain-containing protein — translation MVDELIERADVGVQPLLAVLTRFVRALHGDEPTAAALVDLCQDVSAVIGAEGAGVMIADDGGALRVVAASDERFRRIEAAQIEAGEGPCIHAYSTASPVVADDAEVAARFPAFAQHLGVVPFRMVHAVPLHADGHTFGSLNYFWAAPAALGVEQREVATLMADLAAAYLMIVHDLEVSSSMVTNLQRALSSRAVIEQAKGGLAMLEGITPAGAFDAIRRYARAHRRPVAEVAEDLIEGRLPVGDVLG, via the coding sequence ATGGTTGACGAGCTCATCGAGCGGGCGGACGTGGGTGTCCAGCCGCTCCTCGCGGTCCTCACGCGGTTCGTCCGCGCGCTGCACGGCGACGAGCCCACCGCGGCCGCGCTCGTGGACCTGTGCCAGGACGTGTCGGCGGTCATCGGTGCGGAGGGCGCCGGCGTGATGATCGCCGACGACGGCGGGGCGCTCCGCGTCGTCGCGGCCTCCGACGAGCGGTTCCGGAGGATCGAGGCCGCGCAGATCGAGGCCGGCGAGGGGCCCTGCATCCACGCCTACTCGACCGCGTCGCCGGTCGTGGCCGACGACGCGGAGGTGGCTGCGAGGTTCCCCGCGTTCGCCCAGCACCTCGGCGTCGTGCCGTTCCGCATGGTCCACGCCGTGCCGCTCCACGCCGACGGTCACACCTTCGGGTCGCTGAACTACTTCTGGGCCGCGCCGGCGGCGCTGGGCGTCGAGCAGCGGGAGGTCGCGACGCTGATGGCCGACCTGGCGGCCGCGTACCTCATGATCGTCCACGACCTCGAGGTGTCCTCGTCGATGGTGACCAACCTCCAGCGCGCGCTGAGCTCGCGGGCGGTCATCGAGCAGGCCAAGGGGGGGCTGGCGATGCTCGAGGGCATCACGCCGGCGGGCGCGTTCGACGCGATCCGCCGGTACGCGCGCGCACACCGGCGACCGGTCGCCGAGGTCGCGGAGGACCTGATCGAGGGGCGGCTGCCGGTCGGCGACGTCCTCGGCTGA
- a CDS encoding DsrE family protein, whose amino-acid sequence MTAPEGRRSLVVKATHAADDPERANLACNVASVAVASGLDVHLFLAVEGVRLAVPGVAEGIAVPEAPPLVDLLSAVYAAGTVTVCTPCATRRGIGPGDLRDGTAMGGSAGFVELATRPGATALVY is encoded by the coding sequence GTGACGGCGCCGGAGGGCCGGCGGTCGCTGGTGGTGAAGGCCACCCACGCCGCCGACGACCCCGAGCGGGCGAACCTCGCCTGCAACGTCGCCTCGGTCGCGGTGGCGAGCGGGCTCGACGTGCACCTGTTCCTGGCCGTCGAGGGGGTCAGGCTGGCGGTGCCGGGCGTCGCGGAGGGCATCGCGGTGCCGGAGGCGCCGCCGCTGGTGGACCTGCTGTCCGCGGTGTACGCGGCCGGGACGGTGACGGTCTGCACGCCGTGCGCGACCCGTCGCGGGATCGGCCCCGGCGACCTCCGCGACGGCACCGCGATGGGCGGGTCGGCCGGGTTCGTGGAGCTGGCGACGCGCCCGGGCGCGACCGCGCTGGTCTACTGA
- the zwf gene encoding glucose-6-phosphate dehydrogenase: MQLVPDDAVIVVFGGNGDLARRKLLPAFWDLHLAGLMPERWVVIGTSRSDMPDEQYGDLARAGIEEFGRGVDDEDAFAEFASHLRYRGGGFGPDDPSRVRDAVAEAEAEIGGEPTRLFYLAVPPATFGPITEGIGTCGLDQRARVVFEKPFGTDPDSFAALDETVRSVLAEEQIYRIDHFLGKEALQNVLALRFANGMFEPVWNRQHIDHIQIDVPETIGIGSRAAFYEETGAMRDMVVSHLFQVLSVIALEPPVSLDSDPLMDEKRKVFESMAPVSPDDVVYGQYRSYRSSEGVAPDSDTETFAAMKVEIDNWRWSGVPIYLRTGKAMAEKRQTVTLAFKRPPRQMFVGRGVDERSRDHLTLEMAGDQGFAISFLAKRPGPRLELGPASMRFSYEESFFSRDGGDPVSRIDAYERLLHDALLGDRTLFTRADGIGRTWELVEPILRHRPEVHLYHDGSWGPDAADALIAPRGWHLPEDHAH, encoded by the coding sequence GTGCAGCTGGTACCTGACGACGCGGTGATCGTCGTGTTCGGCGGCAACGGCGACCTGGCGCGCCGCAAGCTGCTGCCGGCCTTCTGGGACCTCCACCTCGCCGGGCTGATGCCCGAGCGCTGGGTCGTGATCGGGACGTCCCGGTCGGACATGCCCGACGAGCAGTACGGCGACCTGGCCCGGGCCGGCATCGAGGAGTTCGGCCGCGGCGTCGACGACGAGGACGCCTTCGCCGAGTTCGCCAGCCACCTGCGCTACCGCGGCGGCGGCTTCGGCCCCGACGACCCCAGCCGGGTCCGGGACGCGGTGGCGGAGGCGGAGGCCGAGATCGGCGGCGAGCCGACGCGGCTGTTCTACCTCGCCGTCCCGCCGGCCACGTTCGGGCCGATCACCGAGGGCATCGGCACCTGCGGCCTGGACCAGCGCGCCCGCGTCGTGTTCGAGAAGCCGTTCGGCACCGACCCGGACTCCTTCGCCGCCCTGGACGAGACCGTCCGCTCGGTCCTCGCCGAGGAGCAGATCTACCGGATCGACCACTTCCTCGGGAAGGAGGCGCTGCAGAACGTCCTGGCGCTGCGCTTCGCCAACGGGATGTTCGAGCCGGTGTGGAACCGCCAGCACATCGACCACATCCAGATCGACGTGCCCGAGACGATCGGCATCGGGTCCCGCGCGGCGTTCTACGAGGAGACCGGCGCCATGCGGGACATGGTCGTCAGCCACCTCTTCCAGGTCCTCAGCGTCATCGCGCTCGAGCCGCCGGTGTCCCTCGACTCCGACCCGCTCATGGACGAGAAGCGCAAGGTGTTCGAGTCGATGGCGCCTGTCAGCCCCGACGACGTCGTCTACGGCCAGTACCGCTCGTACCGGTCGTCCGAGGGCGTGGCGCCGGACTCCGACACCGAGACCTTCGCCGCCATGAAGGTCGAGATCGACAACTGGCGCTGGTCCGGCGTCCCCATCTACCTGCGGACCGGCAAGGCGATGGCGGAGAAGCGCCAGACCGTCACGCTCGCGTTCAAGCGGCCGCCCCGGCAGATGTTCGTCGGCCGCGGCGTCGACGAGCGGTCCCGCGACCACCTGACCCTCGAGATGGCCGGCGACCAGGGGTTCGCGATCTCGTTCCTCGCCAAGCGGCCGGGACCCCGCCTCGAGCTCGGACCTGCCTCGATGCGCTTCAGCTACGAGGAGTCGTTCTTCTCCCGCGACGGCGGCGACCCCGTCAGCCGCATCGACGCCTACGAGCGCCTGCTCCACGACGCCCTGCTCGGCGACCGCACCCTCTTCACCCGGGCCGACGGCATCGGGCGCACCTGGGAGCTCGTCGAACCGATCCTGCGCCACCGCCCCGAGGTGCACCTGTACCACGACGGCTCGTGGGGCCCCGACGCCGCGGACGCGCTCATCGCCCCCCGCGGCTGGCACCTCCCGGAGGACCATGCCCACTGA